From a region of the Actinomadura luzonensis genome:
- the pyrE gene encoding orotate phosphoribosyltransferase, translated as MTDRDNLLAEIKKKAVVHGKVTLSSGIEADWYLDLRRITLDGVAAPLVGKVMLDLTEDLGYDAVGGLTLGADPVAAAMLHAAAARGRALDAFVVRKASKQHGLQRRIEGPDVAGRRVLAVEDTSTTGGSVLTAVEALREAGAEVVAVATIMDRGARERIVREGLEYRTAYALEDLGL; from the coding sequence ATGACAGATCGCGACAACCTGCTGGCCGAGATCAAGAAGAAGGCCGTCGTCCACGGCAAGGTCACCCTCTCCTCGGGGATCGAGGCCGACTGGTATCTCGACCTGCGGCGGATCACGCTCGACGGCGTGGCCGCGCCCCTCGTCGGCAAGGTGATGCTCGACCTCACCGAGGACCTCGGCTACGACGCGGTGGGCGGGCTCACGCTGGGGGCCGACCCGGTGGCGGCCGCGATGCTGCACGCGGCGGCGGCGCGGGGGCGGGCGCTGGACGCGTTCGTGGTGCGCAAGGCGTCCAAGCAGCACGGGCTGCAGCGGCGCATCGAGGGCCCGGACGTGGCGGGGCGGCGGGTGCTGGCGGTGGAGGACACCTCGACCACCGGCGGCTCGGTGCTGACCGCCGTGGAGGCGCTGCGCGAGGCCGGGGCCGAGGTGGTGGCCGTCGCGACGATCATGGACAGGGGCGCGCGGGAGCGCATCGTGCGGGAGGGCCTGGAGTACCGCACTGCGTACGCGCTGGAGGACCTGGGGCTCTAG
- a CDS encoding sigma-70 family RNA polymerase sigma factor — protein sequence MGVEVPRSDADLLRASREGDAAAFGQLYERHVAAARALARQLVRGTEAEDVVAEAFTKILDLVGRGGGPESGFRTYLLTVVRRTVYDRSRVEGRQLTTGEIEEYDPGVPFVDPALVGLERSLIARAYLSLPERWRAVLWHTEVERSRPAEVAPLLGLSANGVAALAYRAREGLRQAYLQMHLGTQPRRECRPVLGKMGAYVRGGLARRESRFVDEHVSGCEECHGVLLELTDVNRGLRVMVGPLFAGPLFGGYAAALAKGGAGGAAGLLRALAALRRAPRHQQAVLAGGLAVAAAVTLAFLLVSGDGPAREPATAAPGLLGCRCRRRSPPSRRHRRPASGPRGAAAPAGTPSATPRGQARLRAAIDPLGSLVRAQAGIVGIRLRNDGDAPSEALAALVELPRGVTLVPTARDHQAAALSGPAGTVDGWACRPTAAAPGARGPRCGPGRARRCSCGCWSRRRRPRARGRPCASRPGRCGCGRGPRTACARAARPPGSPPTAG from the coding sequence ATGGGTGTCGAAGTGCCGCGAAGTGACGCGGATCTCCTGCGGGCGTCCAGGGAGGGCGACGCCGCCGCCTTCGGGCAGCTCTACGAGCGCCACGTCGCCGCCGCCCGCGCGCTGGCCCGCCAGCTCGTCCGCGGCACCGAGGCCGAGGACGTCGTCGCCGAGGCGTTCACCAAGATCCTCGACCTGGTCGGCCGCGGCGGCGGCCCCGAGTCGGGCTTCCGCACCTACCTGCTCACCGTCGTGCGGCGCACCGTCTACGACCGCTCCCGCGTCGAGGGCCGCCAGCTCACCACCGGCGAGATCGAGGAGTACGACCCCGGGGTGCCGTTCGTCGACCCGGCCCTCGTCGGGCTGGAGAGGTCGCTCATCGCCCGCGCCTACCTGTCGCTGCCCGAGCGGTGGCGGGCCGTGCTCTGGCACACCGAGGTCGAGCGGAGCCGGCCCGCCGAGGTCGCGCCGCTGCTCGGCCTGTCGGCCAACGGCGTCGCCGCGCTGGCCTACCGGGCGCGTGAGGGGCTGCGGCAGGCGTACCTCCAGATGCACCTCGGCACGCAGCCGCGGCGCGAGTGCCGGCCGGTGCTCGGCAAGATGGGCGCCTACGTGCGGGGCGGGCTGGCCAGGCGCGAGTCCAGGTTCGTCGACGAGCACGTCAGCGGCTGCGAGGAGTGCCACGGCGTGCTGCTGGAGCTCACCGACGTCAACCGCGGGCTGCGCGTCATGGTGGGACCGCTGTTCGCCGGCCCGCTCTTCGGCGGGTACGCCGCCGCGCTGGCCAAGGGCGGCGCGGGGGGCGCGGCCGGGCTGCTGCGGGCCCTGGCCGCGCTGCGCCGGGCGCCCCGGCACCAGCAGGCGGTGCTGGCCGGGGGCCTCGCGGTCGCGGCCGCGGTGACCCTCGCGTTCCTGCTGGTCTCCGGCGACGGGCCGGCGCGCGAGCCGGCCACGGCGGCGCCCGGGCTCCTGGGGTGCCGATGTCGCCGACGTTCGCCGCCGTCCCGCCGCCACCGCCGCCCGGCGAGCGGCCCGCGCGGTGCCGCCGCCCCGGCCGGCACGCCTTCGGCCACGCCGCGCGGGCAGGCCCGGCTGCGGGCCGCCATCGACCCGCTCGGCTCGCTGGTGCGCGCCCAGGCCGGCATCGTCGGCATCCGGCTGCGCAACGACGGCGACGCGCCGAGCGAGGCGCTGGCCGCGCTGGTCGAGCTGCCGCGCGGCGTCACGCTCGTCCCCACCGCCCGCGACCACCAGGCGGCCGCGCTCAGCGGTCCCGCGGGCACCGTGGACGGCTGGGCCTGCCGCCCGACGGCGGCGGCGCCCGGTGCTCGCGGGCCCCGCTGCGGGCCGGGGAGAGCACGGCGGTGTTCCTGCGGGTGCTGGTCGCGGAGGAGGCGCCCGAGGGCGCGGGGCCGGCCGTGCGCGTCGAGGCCGGGCCGCTGCGGGTGCGGGCGCGGGCCGAGGACGGCGTGCGCGCGAGCGGCGCGCCCGCCAGGTTCGCCACCGACGGCAGGGTGA
- the fbaA gene encoding class II fructose-bisphosphate aldolase produces MPIATPEVYAEMLDRAKAGGFAYPAINVTSSQTLNAALRGFAEAESDGIVQVSTGGAEFLSGATVKDMVTGATALAEYARIVAEKYPVTVALHTDHCPKDKLDGFMRPLIDISLERVSKGLDPLFQSHMWDGSAVPLEENLEIAKELLDKCARARIIMEMEIGVVGGEEDGVVGEINEKLYTTPDDALATAEAVGVGDKGRYMLAATFGNVHGVYKPGHVKLRPGVLKEIQDAVGAKYGKDKPFDLVFHGGSGSTLEEIQEAISYGVVKMNIDTDTQYAFTRPIADHMFRNYDGVLKVDGDVGNKKTYDPRSYGKAAEAGMAARVVEACQNLKSAGTKIS; encoded by the coding sequence ATGCCTATTGCGACTCCAGAGGTCTACGCTGAGATGCTCGACCGGGCCAAGGCCGGCGGATTCGCCTACCCGGCGATCAACGTGACATCGTCGCAGACGCTGAACGCCGCGCTGCGCGGTTTCGCCGAGGCGGAGAGCGACGGCATCGTCCAGGTCTCCACCGGCGGCGCCGAGTTCCTGTCCGGCGCGACGGTCAAGGACATGGTCACGGGCGCGACCGCGCTCGCCGAGTACGCCCGCATCGTCGCGGAGAAGTACCCGGTGACGGTGGCCCTGCACACCGACCACTGCCCGAAGGACAAGCTCGACGGCTTCATGCGGCCGCTGATCGACATCTCCCTGGAGCGGGTGTCCAAGGGCCTCGACCCGCTCTTCCAGTCCCACATGTGGGACGGCTCCGCCGTCCCGCTGGAGGAGAACCTGGAGATCGCCAAGGAGCTCCTCGACAAGTGCGCCCGCGCCCGGATCATCATGGAGATGGAGATCGGGGTGGTCGGCGGCGAGGAGGACGGCGTCGTCGGCGAGATCAACGAGAAGCTGTACACGACGCCCGACGACGCGCTCGCCACCGCCGAGGCGGTCGGCGTCGGCGACAAGGGCCGCTACATGCTGGCCGCCACCTTCGGCAACGTGCACGGCGTCTACAAGCCGGGCCACGTCAAGCTGCGGCCGGGCGTGCTGAAGGAGATCCAGGACGCGGTCGGCGCCAAGTACGGCAAGGACAAGCCGTTCGACCTGGTCTTCCACGGCGGCTCCGGCTCGACGCTGGAGGAGATCCAGGAGGCCATCTCCTACGGCGTGGTGAAGATGAACATCGACACCGACACCCAGTACGCCTTCACCCGCCCGATCGCCGACCACATGTTCCGCAACTACGACGGCGTCCTGAAGGTGGACGGCGACGTCGGCAACAAGAAGACCTACGACCCCCGCTCGTACGGCAAGGCGGCCGAGGCCGGCATGGCCGCCCGCGTCGTCGAGGCGTGCCAGAACCTGAAGAGCGCTGGGACGAAGATCTCGTAG
- a CDS encoding DedA family protein, translating into MDWLLNLLDPTWWLTILGAFATIGVLAIIFAETGLLLGFFLPGDSLLVAAGIFSSASVAAGIGIEPLSFPLLLVGTPLCAVAGAQLGHFLGVRFGRKMFDKPDSRLFKREHVLRAEEFFEKFGPAKAVILARFVPIVRTFMNPVAGVLEMPSRRFLLWNSVGGVVWVESMLLLGHFLGGQVDPKQIDKYILPGVFVIVLISLIPIIVEVVKKRRQVKRLPEPNGKHHRVGDPF; encoded by the coding sequence GTGGACTGGCTTTTGAATCTCCTCGACCCGACGTGGTGGCTCACGATTCTCGGCGCTTTCGCCACGATCGGGGTGCTGGCCATCATCTTCGCCGAAACGGGTCTGCTGCTCGGGTTCTTCCTGCCCGGCGACTCGCTGCTGGTGGCCGCGGGGATTTTCAGCTCCGCGTCGGTGGCGGCGGGGATCGGGATCGAGCCGCTGTCCTTCCCGCTCCTGCTGGTGGGCACGCCGCTGTGCGCGGTGGCGGGCGCGCAGCTCGGGCATTTCCTGGGCGTACGTTTTGGCCGGAAAATGTTCGACAAACCCGATTCGCGGTTGTTCAAGAGGGAGCACGTGCTCCGGGCCGAGGAGTTCTTCGAGAAGTTCGGCCCGGCCAAGGCCGTCATTCTCGCCAGGTTCGTGCCGATCGTGCGGACGTTCATGAATCCCGTCGCGGGCGTCCTGGAGATGCCCTCCCGGCGCTTCCTGCTCTGGAACAGCGTCGGCGGCGTCGTCTGGGTCGAGAGCATGCTGCTGCTCGGCCACTTCCTCGGCGGTCAGGTCGACCCCAAGCAGATCGACAAGTACATCCTGCCGGGCGTGTTCGTGATCGTGCTGATCTCGCTGATCCCGATCATCGTCGAGGTGGTCAAGAAGCGGCGGCAGGTCAAGCGGCTGCCCGAGCCCAACGGCAAGCACCACCGCGTGGGCGACCCGTTCTGA